The following proteins come from a genomic window of Desulfonatronum thiodismutans:
- a CDS encoding adenine nucleotide alpha hydrolase family protein: MTQSYHALALYSGGLDSILAMKTVLDQGLRVLGLHFCSPFFGHPDKIGHWQRIYNLEIRPVDVHQEFIDILRQGPRFGYGKVLNPCVDCKITMLSHAKSLLDQYGARFLISGEVLGQRPMSQRRDTLNLISKQADVRDLLLRPLCAGHLPSTPMEEEGLVDRSRLHSISGRGRKDQLRLAETYGLTEIPTPAGGCLLAEQESAKRFWPVLTRIPEPSPRDFALANMSRQYWNDGLWMMVGRNKANNDALARMAQAEDLLFKTADVQGPLALGRRKPGIIWTEEDIRRAATFVAGFTAKKRPPGQTPLVRVASSGQSRTLECPAESPSETGWTEFTWDRTKQEKQDWINANSPS; encoded by the coding sequence ATGACCCAATCCTACCACGCCCTGGCCCTCTACTCCGGGGGGCTGGACAGCATCCTGGCCATGAAAACCGTGCTCGACCAGGGACTGCGGGTCCTTGGCCTGCATTTCTGTTCCCCGTTTTTCGGCCACCCGGACAAAATCGGACACTGGCAACGCATCTATAACCTAGAAATCCGGCCCGTGGACGTGCATCAGGAGTTCATCGACATCTTGCGCCAAGGCCCGCGCTTCGGCTACGGCAAGGTGCTCAACCCCTGCGTGGACTGCAAGATCACCATGCTCTCCCATGCCAAATCCCTGCTGGACCAGTACGGCGCCCGGTTCCTGATCAGCGGCGAAGTCCTTGGCCAGCGCCCCATGTCCCAACGCCGGGACACCTTGAACCTGATCAGCAAGCAGGCCGACGTCCGCGACCTGTTGCTGCGCCCACTCTGCGCCGGCCACCTTCCGTCCACGCCCATGGAAGAGGAAGGCCTGGTGGACCGCTCCCGGCTGCACTCCATTTCCGGCCGGGGCCGCAAGGACCAACTCCGTCTGGCCGAAACCTACGGCCTGACCGAAATCCCCACCCCGGCCGGCGGCTGCCTGCTGGCGGAACAGGAATCCGCCAAACGGTTCTGGCCCGTCCTGACCCGCATCCCCGAGCCGTCCCCACGCGACTTCGCCCTGGCCAACATGTCCCGGCAGTACTGGAACGACGGGCTTTGGATGATGGTCGGCCGCAACAAGGCGAATAACGATGCCCTGGCGCGCATGGCCCAGGCCGAGGATCTGCTGTTCAAGACCGCGGACGTCCAGGGTCCCCTGGCCCTGGGCCGTCGCAAGCCGGGCATAATCTGGACCGAGGAGGATATCCGCCGGGCCGCGACCTTCGTGGCCGGCTTCACCGCGAAAAAGCGCCCCCCCGGACAGACTCCTCTGGTCCGCGTCGCCAGTTCCGGCCAGTCCCGCACCCTGGAATGCCCCGCCGAATCACCGTCCGAAACTGGTTGGACGGAGTTCACCTGGGACCGGACAAAGCAAGAAAAACAAGACTGGATCAACGCCAACTCCCCGTCCTGA
- a CDS encoding calcium/sodium antiporter, translating to MDTLINLGLIVVSAALLWKGAELIVDNAATIARRWGISELVIGLTIVAAGTSAPEFLVTMTAAYQGLPAIALSNVLGSNIFNLGMILGLVAMIRPIPTHPTLLYRDGGLLLGLTMMFMALIYLDFLGRWSGMILLGGLVGYTALLFTRAPKEIARITMDPGDPKKSGEDGQAKEKIAWRTYLLLLLGFIGVALGGRIMVQAATELALVLGVSQWAIGVTIVAAGTSLPELATCLAASLKGRNDMILGNLLGSDIFNFAGVLGLTMLLRPLHAPESALFSMILLNAMMLLVLLFIRTNWGISRTEGALLICMALMRWGVDISGA from the coding sequence ATGGACACGCTCATCAACCTTGGCCTGATCGTGGTCAGTGCCGCGCTGCTCTGGAAAGGGGCGGAGCTGATCGTGGACAACGCCGCGACCATTGCCCGGCGCTGGGGCATCTCCGAGCTGGTCATCGGCCTGACCATCGTCGCCGCCGGAACCTCGGCGCCGGAATTCCTGGTCACCATGACCGCCGCGTATCAAGGGTTGCCGGCCATTGCCCTTTCCAACGTCCTGGGGTCCAATATCTTCAACCTGGGCATGATTCTCGGGCTGGTGGCCATGATCCGTCCCATCCCCACCCACCCTACTCTCCTCTACAGAGACGGAGGTCTGTTACTGGGTCTGACCATGATGTTCATGGCTCTGATTTACCTGGATTTTCTGGGAAGATGGTCGGGCATGATTCTGCTGGGCGGCCTTGTCGGCTACACCGCGCTGCTCTTCACCCGCGCACCGAAGGAGATCGCCCGGATCACCATGGACCCCGGAGATCCCAAAAAGAGCGGAGAGGACGGTCAGGCGAAAGAAAAAATCGCCTGGCGAACCTACCTGTTGCTTTTGCTTGGTTTCATCGGCGTAGCCCTGGGCGGCAGGATCATGGTCCAGGCGGCTACGGAACTGGCCCTGGTCCTCGGGGTGAGTCAGTGGGCCATCGGCGTGACCATCGTCGCCGCCGGAACCTCCCTGCCGGAACTGGCCACCTGCCTGGCCGCCTCGCTCAAGGGCCGCAACGACATGATTCTGGGCAACCTGCTGGGCAGCGACATTTTCAACTTCGCCGGAGTCCTGGGCCTGACCATGCTCCTGCGCCCCCTTCACGCTCCAGAGAGCGCCCTGTTTTCCATGATCCTGCTCAACGCCATGATGCTCCTGGTCCTGCTCTTCATCCGCACCAACTGGGGCATCTCCAGAACCGAAGGCGCCCTGCTGATCTGCATGGCGCTCATGCGCTGGGGCGTGGATATTTCAGGTGCATGA
- a CDS encoding protein kinase domain-containing protein, with translation MVHIEQFKDYYLTRRIGIGGMAEIFRAWKIGEEGFEKQVVIKRLLPHLASNDDFRTMFLDEARLASRLNHSNIVHVYDLGSHPDQRSGASNYFIAMEYVFGKNLAEIRNKSQEKKLSLSLEYLLRIIAGAAAALHHAHERKGEFNQPLNIVHRDVSPQNILISYDGDVKLVDFGIAKALTKSQHTQTGVLKGKLAYMSPEQARGDAIDHRADIYSLGVVFWEFLTGKRLFGGESEASMLRKVLDPRVEPPSSISSLVSSELEALCMKCLAPNPEDRYPNAMALNIALETHLRELTMFPGSYSVRDLMRTLFGPEIENETQQMQEEVKAVRHYVSTGEQPGQGSGHDSDLSATVIVPSKASMQREPSKAKEAVSFPQSVPGGWKTLAGLGGGLLLLVLVLVLVSGRQSKDVEIVPRASISTSEVLGGELEIEDHRLGEVVSMLEQGDVDEAWRMVTEAEDGVPWNNPRWRDVRASIMIKQAEFALSNDDPEQALSNLGEVLVHIPDSAEAFLHVGRALTRLERNDEALEAYNKAVEIDPSLVLAHYNRGVLLLKQGDHRQAEDAFLTTLGLTPPFVADVFVNLAGTRARAGDMEQAIAHLRRAVAADPDHEIARLNLERLTQ, from the coding sequence ATGGTCCATATCGAACAATTTAAAGACTACTATCTGACCAGACGCATCGGCATCGGCGGAATGGCTGAAATTTTTCGGGCCTGGAAGATCGGTGAGGAGGGCTTTGAGAAACAGGTCGTTATTAAACGACTTCTTCCGCACTTAGCCTCCAATGACGACTTTCGGACCATGTTTTTGGATGAGGCCCGGTTGGCCAGTCGCTTGAACCATTCGAACATCGTTCACGTCTATGACCTGGGTAGCCATCCTGATCAGCGTTCCGGGGCGTCGAATTATTTCATCGCCATGGAGTATGTGTTCGGCAAAAACCTGGCTGAAATTCGCAACAAGTCTCAGGAAAAAAAACTTTCGCTTTCCCTGGAATACTTGCTGCGCATCATCGCCGGGGCCGCCGCCGCGTTGCACCATGCCCATGAGCGAAAAGGCGAGTTCAACCAACCGCTGAACATTGTCCACAGAGACGTTAGTCCTCAGAATATTTTGATTTCCTACGATGGAGACGTGAAACTCGTGGATTTTGGGATCGCCAAGGCTCTGACCAAGTCCCAACATACTCAGACCGGAGTCCTGAAGGGCAAGTTGGCCTACATGTCTCCGGAGCAGGCCCGAGGTGATGCCATTGATCACCGTGCGGACATCTATTCCCTGGGCGTCGTGTTCTGGGAGTTTCTGACGGGAAAACGCTTGTTTGGTGGCGAATCCGAGGCTTCGATGCTGCGCAAGGTTCTTGATCCGCGGGTGGAACCGCCGTCAAGTATCTCCAGTCTTGTTTCCAGCGAGCTTGAAGCCTTGTGCATGAAATGTCTCGCGCCGAACCCAGAGGATCGATATCCTAATGCCATGGCTTTAAATATTGCCCTTGAAACGCATTTGCGGGAATTGACCATGTTTCCCGGTTCGTATTCGGTGCGCGACTTAATGAGAACATTGTTCGGGCCGGAAATCGAAAACGAGACGCAGCAAATGCAGGAGGAAGTCAAGGCCGTCCGGCACTACGTATCGACCGGTGAACAACCTGGCCAAGGTAGTGGGCATGATTCGGACTTAAGCGCCACGGTGATTGTTCCATCCAAGGCATCCATGCAAAGAGAGCCATCCAAAGCCAAAGAGGCGGTGTCCTTTCCGCAATCAGTTCCTGGAGGGTGGAAAACTCTCGCCGGTCTGGGTGGTGGGCTCCTGTTGCTGGTTTTGGTGTTGGTTCTGGTTTCGGGACGTCAGTCCAAGGATGTGGAGATCGTTCCCAGGGCATCGATTTCGACTTCTGAAGTGCTGGGGGGCGAACTGGAGATCGAAGATCATCGTCTGGGCGAGGTGGTGAGCATGCTGGAGCAAGGTGATGTTGACGAGGCATGGAGGATGGTCACGGAGGCCGAAGACGGCGTTCCTTGGAATAACCCACGGTGGCGCGACGTCCGTGCCTCGATAATGATCAAACAGGCCGAATTCGCCTTGAGCAATGATGATCCTGAGCAGGCTTTGTCCAACTTGGGAGAAGTGCTCGTTCACATTCCGGATTCGGCGGAAGCCTTTCTGCATGTTGGAAGAGCCCTGACGCGCCTGGAGCGTAACGACGAGGCCTTGGAGGCCTACAACAAGGCGGTTGAAATTGACCCATCCCTGGTTCTGGCGCACTACAACCGTGGAGTCCTGCTCTTGAAGCAGGGCGACCACAGGCAAGCAGAAGACGCATTCCTCACGACCTTGGGCTTGACCCCGCCCTTTGTTGCCGACGTTTTCGTCAATTTGGCCGGTACCCGGGCCAGAGCCGGAGACATGGAGCAGGCCATCGCCCATCTACGCCGAGCCGTGGCTGCTGATCCGGACCATGAAATCGCTAGGTTGAACCTTGAACGTCTGACCCAATAG
- a CDS encoding CpaF family protein — MTQNVFSQTVLQFMGPVKDFLLDDDITEVMINGPEEIYIEQRGKLIRTDRRFTSPESLMAAIRNVGQFVGRSIDPSRPYMDARLPDGSRVHAMIPPIARRGPYMAIRRFSKHMLGIEDLVQRGSLTEETALFLNACVQARKNIVVSGGTGSGKTTLLNIVSAFIPENERILVLEDSSELQLQQEHVLPMETQKADKQGRAEVTIRDLVVCSLRMRPDRIIVGECRGGEALDMLQAMNTGHSGSMTTVHANSSRDALSRLETLALMSGVSMTLAAIRGQVASAIELIVQIARFPDGSRRLTELTEVLSLDNDGRYLTNPLFLFDLRGKDPETGQVDGSLRTTGNTPTFLKELELCDVELPPDLFTNPSKLGMT, encoded by the coding sequence ATGACCCAAAACGTTTTTTCCCAAACCGTGCTGCAGTTCATGGGTCCGGTGAAGGATTTTTTGCTGGATGACGACATCACGGAGGTGATGATCAACGGCCCCGAGGAAATCTACATTGAGCAGCGGGGCAAGCTGATCAGGACGGATCGGCGCTTTACCAGCCCGGAAAGCTTGATGGCGGCTATCCGCAACGTCGGCCAGTTCGTGGGGCGAAGCATTGATCCCTCCCGCCCATACATGGACGCCCGTCTTCCTGACGGTTCCCGGGTCCACGCCATGATCCCCCCCATCGCCCGCCGGGGGCCATACATGGCCATTCGACGTTTCTCCAAGCACATGCTGGGCATAGAAGATCTGGTCCAGCGCGGCAGCCTGACTGAAGAAACCGCGCTTTTTCTGAATGCCTGCGTCCAAGCTCGCAAGAATATCGTGGTCTCCGGGGGCACGGGCAGCGGGAAGACCACCCTTTTGAACATTGTATCCGCCTTTATTCCCGAGAACGAACGTATCCTCGTACTAGAGGATTCCAGCGAGCTGCAATTGCAACAGGAACACGTCCTGCCCATGGAAACCCAAAAGGCCGACAAGCAGGGACGGGCCGAGGTGACCATCCGCGATTTGGTGGTCTGCTCCCTGCGCATGCGACCGGACCGGATCATCGTCGGCGAGTGCCGGGGCGGCGAGGCCCTGGACATGCTCCAGGCAATGAACACCGGCCACTCCGGGAGCATGACCACCGTGCACGCCAACTCCAGCCGGGACGCCTTGAGTCGGCTGGAAACTCTGGCCTTGATGTCCGGCGTGAGCATGACCCTGGCTGCGATTCGCGGCCAGGTGGCCTCGGCCATTGAACTCATCGTCCAGATCGCGAGGTTTCCCGACGGATCGCGACGACTGACCGAACTCACTGAAGTTCTCTCCCTGGACAATGACGGGCGTTATCTAACCAATCCACTCTTTTTGTTCGATCTGCGGGGCAAAGATCCGGAAACCGGGCAAGTGGACGGTTCCTTGCGAACCACCGGCAACACGCCGACCTTTTTGAAGGAACTGGAGCTGTGCGACGTGGAGCTTCCCCCGGACTTGTTCACGAATCCTTCCAAGCTTGGCATGACGTAA
- a CDS encoding tetratricopeptide repeat protein — translation MSLNALRRPILWFGLVALVILLTACETTREPKLPIPEPSPIATPELVTVPERLVFSSDDPPLSFTYPAVFSLKELLEESGRRYVLDSGRSARVEFEVRPLMQAIDIQALGRALVSVDQGQMADSRGAEVFSVFQETSLAGEQGLSYTFTLREQSGKRILIPVKKWMYTVTILPGGAEEAGFLDEVLRTVRFQAAATEPPSTPGPTSVLAPPASVSESDIPAMLWSFCPYRSELAGNAIAQGLLREPSEPRWLALNAEQQSLRIITFNQQRRAAREKDVERLAREAEQAARVLEGSAQASRALGLALLVNEKMSDSRAALSTAAQMSAEQTYGLLALALWHGPVASEVEPLLSRVEALNPDIPAIWLIRAWLAHVRGDGAGAETALRRALSIDPRNTAALIGLGRLEMDDPRTRVLAAERFQQVLGINAHDDVALYNLAVIRLQEADHDQALVLVRRLVEQYPRDAPAWNLKGQVFRAKGQHQEAARAFRTAIEADQQLASAHFHLGVLCAEQLADTACAKAAFTEYLRLQPEGARARQVREWMNRN, via the coding sequence ATGTCGCTGAACGCTTTACGACGTCCGATCCTCTGGTTTGGGCTGGTGGCTCTCGTGATTCTGCTCACCGCCTGCGAGACGACCCGGGAACCGAAGCTTCCGATTCCCGAGCCCAGTCCGATAGCAACGCCAGAGTTGGTGACAGTCCCGGAACGGCTCGTTTTCAGCTCGGATGATCCGCCCTTGTCGTTCACCTATCCGGCCGTCTTTTCTCTGAAGGAACTTCTGGAAGAGTCTGGACGGAGATACGTATTGGACTCGGGCCGGAGCGCGAGGGTAGAGTTCGAGGTCCGACCGTTGATGCAGGCCATTGACATTCAGGCCCTTGGCAGAGCCCTGGTTTCCGTGGATCAGGGCCAGATGGCCGACAGCCGCGGCGCTGAGGTATTTTCCGTGTTCCAGGAGACCTCCCTGGCCGGGGAGCAGGGGCTGAGCTATACGTTCACGCTGAGGGAACAAAGCGGAAAACGCATCCTCATCCCCGTTAAGAAATGGATGTATACGGTGACCATTCTTCCCGGAGGGGCCGAGGAGGCCGGCTTTCTGGACGAGGTTTTGCGAACCGTCAGGTTCCAGGCCGCGGCTACGGAGCCTCCCTCCACACCCGGCCCGACTTCGGTTCTCGCTCCCCCCGCGAGTGTTTCTGAATCTGACATTCCGGCCATGCTCTGGTCGTTTTGTCCATATCGCTCTGAACTGGCTGGAAACGCCATCGCCCAAGGGTTGTTGCGCGAACCCTCCGAACCGCGATGGTTGGCGTTGAACGCGGAACAACAAAGCCTACGCATCATCACGTTCAACCAACAACGTCGCGCGGCTCGCGAGAAGGATGTTGAGCGACTTGCTCGGGAGGCCGAGCAGGCGGCCCGCGTCCTGGAAGGTTCTGCCCAAGCCAGCAGGGCCTTGGGGCTGGCCCTGCTGGTGAACGAGAAAATGTCCGACTCTCGCGCGGCCTTGTCGACCGCGGCGCAAATGAGCGCGGAACAGACGTACGGCCTGTTGGCCCTGGCTCTCTGGCATGGCCCCGTGGCCAGCGAGGTTGAGCCGCTGCTTAGCCGGGTCGAGGCATTGAACCCGGACATTCCGGCAATCTGGTTGATCCGGGCTTGGTTGGCCCATGTTCGCGGCGACGGCGCGGGAGCGGAAACCGCCTTGCGGCGAGCCTTAAGTATTGACCCTCGAAATACGGCGGCCTTGATCGGTCTTGGGCGACTGGAAATGGACGATCCCAGGACGCGGGTTCTGGCCGCGGAGCGCTTTCAACAGGTGTTGGGCATCAATGCCCATGACGACGTGGCTCTCTACAATCTTGCGGTAATCCGGTTGCAGGAGGCCGATCATGACCAAGCCCTGGTCCTGGTGCGTCGGCTGGTAGAGCAATATCCGCGAGATGCACCGGCCTGGAATCTGAAAGGCCAGGTTTTTCGGGCCAAAGGCCAGCACCAGGAGGCGGCCCGGGCCTTTCGAACGGCCATTGAAGCCGATCAACAATTGGCCAGCGCCCATTTTCACCTCGGCGTACTCTGCGCCGAGCAACTCGCGGACACGGCCTGCGCCAAGGCGGCCTTCACGGAGTATCTGCGACTTCAGCCGGAAGGGGCTCGTGCCCGGCAGGTCCGGGAATGGATGAACCGCAACTGA
- a CDS encoding FHA domain-containing protein, with protein sequence MLQLTITKDDTHVETKVLTPGVYSLGRLDGNEVILDDRQVSRNHAKMIVSDQSVKLEDLGSANKIFVDDVQVDQVELRPGQSAQIRPFTLTLSALPGDDDRTMVMGADTARPPDDATMIMAAPSTAPKMKLAVTRGQDVGLEFSLVPGILVVGRADDCGAQLTDPMVSRRHAEFEVGAAEVSVRDLGSTVGTFVNEVRVQEHRLHPGDIVTLGGTVLELQSDAVPVSVKNIPPLSQKIGARPIVKAKRRGRGKAIALGVIAIILLIGVGWFFLDDSSEAPQRIAVEAEQEARTTEMDQVQRLAAMNLVRGKQALESEMLQEAVDFLQRVVIAVPDHEEGMSLLSQARERLDAHLAEQQRKAQEQMALEQKIEALLVEARRALGANDHARAIREARQLLELDGDHEESKDILGKAEAAQRDEQRRRQQAQAAAQKLESDAKSAFERGQALRQQGKLVDAVRAWEQLPSIDSGRRTRYPAEAEVLIRQVKEELRGRSTPMVEAASRQVASAPRQAYDALQAALRVDPWNTNASELVSDVQRTLVGEARKKFDEGLVLESLGDLRQACERWREALDWVPASDELHQRIKTKEAQCR encoded by the coding sequence GTGCTGCAACTGACCATCACCAAGGACGATACGCATGTCGAGACCAAGGTGCTCACGCCCGGAGTGTATTCGCTCGGGCGTCTCGACGGCAACGAAGTGATTCTGGACGACCGCCAGGTATCCAGAAACCACGCCAAGATGATCGTCTCGGATCAGAGCGTGAAGCTTGAGGACCTCGGCTCGGCCAACAAGATTTTCGTGGACGACGTTCAAGTGGACCAGGTCGAGCTTCGTCCGGGCCAGTCCGCCCAGATCAGACCGTTCACTCTGACTCTCTCCGCCCTGCCGGGAGATGACGACAGGACCATGGTCATGGGGGCCGACACGGCCCGGCCGCCGGATGACGCCACGATGATCATGGCCGCGCCGAGCACGGCTCCGAAAATGAAACTGGCGGTGACCAGAGGGCAGGACGTCGGCCTGGAGTTTTCCCTTGTCCCCGGAATCCTGGTTGTCGGTCGAGCGGACGATTGCGGGGCGCAATTGACCGATCCCATGGTGTCTCGCCGACATGCGGAGTTTGAAGTCGGCGCGGCAGAGGTCTCGGTTCGAGATCTGGGCAGCACAGTGGGGACGTTTGTCAACGAGGTCCGGGTTCAGGAGCACCGGCTACATCCCGGTGACATCGTTACCCTGGGCGGGACGGTTCTCGAATTGCAATCAGACGCAGTCCCGGTTTCCGTCAAAAACATTCCCCCATTGAGCCAAAAGATCGGGGCACGACCGATCGTCAAGGCAAAGCGCAGAGGGCGGGGCAAGGCCATTGCCTTAGGCGTGATAGCTATAATCCTGCTGATTGGCGTGGGATGGTTTTTTTTGGACGACTCTTCGGAAGCGCCCCAGCGGATTGCCGTGGAGGCGGAACAGGAAGCCAGAACCACGGAAATGGATCAAGTGCAACGTCTGGCGGCCATGAATCTGGTCAGGGGCAAGCAAGCCCTCGAGTCCGAGATGCTCCAAGAAGCCGTTGATTTTCTGCAGCGGGTGGTTATTGCCGTTCCAGATCATGAGGAAGGCATGTCGTTGCTTTCTCAGGCACGGGAACGCCTTGACGCCCATTTGGCGGAACAGCAGCGTAAGGCCCAGGAACAAATGGCTCTGGAGCAAAAGATTGAAGCTTTGCTGGTGGAGGCGCGCCGGGCTTTGGGGGCCAACGACCATGCCCGGGCCATCCGGGAGGCCCGACAACTGCTGGAACTTGATGGTGATCACGAAGAATCAAAGGATATTCTGGGCAAAGCCGAAGCAGCCCAGAGAGATGAACAGCGCCGCAGACAACAGGCCCAGGCTGCGGCCCAGAAGCTGGAGTCCGACGCCAAAAGCGCCTTTGAACGCGGCCAGGCCCTGCGGCAGCAAGGGAAGTTGGTGGATGCGGTCCGGGCGTGGGAGCAATTGCCGTCCATCGACTCCGGTCGACGGACCCGCTATCCAGCCGAGGCGGAGGTTTTGATCCGTCAGGTCAAGGAAGAATTGCGGGGACGATCCACTCCCATGGTTGAGGCTGCCTCGCGCCAAGTAGCCAGCGCCCCTCGCCAAGCCTATGATGCGCTGCAAGCGGCATTGCGGGTCGACCCGTGGAACACGAACGCCTCGGAGCTTGTCAGCGACGTCCAGCGGACGCTGGTCGGCGAGGCACGCAAAAAGTTCGACGAAGGGCTGGTTCTGGAGAGCCTGGGGGACCTGCGACAAGCTTGTGAACGGTGGCGGGAGGCCCTGGATTGGGTGCCAGCCTCGGACGAGCTGCACCAACGCATCAAGACCAAGGAGGCGCAATGTCGCTGA
- a CDS encoding FHA domain-containing protein → MSSVAEDRTIVAAVGRPFLQIVFSDGRSSIEVLGLDDVRIGRSRDCGFVLDEVGVSRSHARIRLLDGQWIIEDTGSANGVYVNDSKTARSVLHHEDRLTLGSVTLTFHLAEAPPAESDDKTVLKRNIHVNRSRATKGGSAGSAQGRGASRLRAILIAAGIALTLIVLISFWAGNKSEPEPSARPDPGSALPTPFPDEQPLDVPAFSDAPPQLDAPAPLALPSDSRTEVSDENRALAARYAEAGQIYYDSGRLPDAVKQWSHALALDPVNEVTRIKLETTQEELLARADEAYRLGLRNYQFLNYDEAIRNWNFVLHLIPDPEHPLHQNAMRNMEQARLQMQR, encoded by the coding sequence ATGAGTTCTGTTGCCGAGGATCGAACCATTGTCGCGGCTGTGGGGCGCCCGTTTCTCCAGATCGTGTTTTCCGACGGCAGGAGCTCCATTGAAGTACTGGGTTTGGACGATGTCCGCATCGGCCGTTCCAGGGACTGCGGCTTCGTTCTGGACGAGGTGGGCGTTTCACGCTCTCATGCCCGCATCCGTCTTCTGGATGGACAATGGATCATTGAAGATACTGGGTCGGCCAACGGCGTGTACGTGAACGACTCCAAAACAGCCCGGTCCGTATTGCACCATGAAGACCGGCTCACCCTGGGCAGCGTCACCCTGACCTTTCATTTGGCTGAAGCGCCTCCTGCGGAAAGCGACGACAAGACGGTATTGAAGAGAAATATCCATGTGAATCGAAGTCGGGCAACGAAAGGAGGCTCGGCCGGTTCAGCGCAAGGACGTGGCGCATCAAGGCTTCGGGCAATCCTCATCGCGGCGGGAATCGCCCTGACCTTGATAGTGCTGATTTCATTCTGGGCCGGTAACAAGTCTGAGCCCGAGCCGTCCGCGCGACCTGATCCGGGATCGGCCTTGCCTACGCCGTTTCCCGACGAACAACCCCTGGACGTCCCGGCTTTTTCCGATGCTCCTCCGCAACTGGACGCACCCGCGCCACTAGCTTTGCCTTCCGACTCCCGGACTGAAGTCTCTGATGAAAACAGAGCCCTCGCCGCTCGCTACGCCGAAGCCGGACAGATCTACTATGATTCGGGACGGCTTCCAGACGCTGTTAAGCAGTGGTCTCACGCGCTGGCTTTGGACCCGGTCAACGAGGTGACCAGGATCAAGCTTGAAACCACCCAGGAGGAACTTCTCGCTCGCGCGGATGAAGCGTATCGGTTGGGCCTGAGGAATTATCAGTTTTTGAACTACGATGAAGCTATTCGCAACTGGAACTTTGTTTTACATCTGATTCCCGACCCGGAACATCCGTTGCATCAGAACGCCATGCGCAACATGGAGCAGGCTAGGCTGCAAATGCAGCGATAG